One region of Quercus lobata isolate SW786 chromosome 2, ValleyOak3.0 Primary Assembly, whole genome shotgun sequence genomic DNA includes:
- the LOC115973783 gene encoding uncharacterized protein LOC115973783, with protein sequence MAMRWFDSLQPNSIDSFKQLTQAFGFRFITSTKVPRPLDSLLSLSMREGETLKAYSDRYWEMYNEIEGKYDGVASSTFKRGLPTEHGLRKSLTGKPVTSMHQLMDRIDKYKRVEKDQQMGKGKTKVVPQERRDLRSERFNNSNRPRRDYMEQPGSTGAQAVCAVFREPLHKILEKVKYEPFFQWPNKMASDPTKRNQNLYCAYHQEPGHTTDECRNLKNYLDRLVRERKLRHLLHRPEGWQEPSNNETRQNTLRPPIGTINVILAAPGRTGSAPFRVMSVSSFPTEPNGRDPKRARVNETALIGFTEEDK encoded by the coding sequence atggcgatgagatggttcgattCCCTCCAgccgaattccatagattcctttaaacagcTGACGCAGGCTTTTGGTTTCCGTTTCATCACCAGCACTAAAGTCCCTCGGCCCCTCGATTCCCtcctatccttgtccatgcgggAAGGAGAGACGCTGAAAGCctactcggatagatactgggaaatgtataatgagatagaaGGGAAATATGATGGCGTCGCCAGCAGTACGTTCAAAAGGGGCTTGCCGACAGAACAtggcttaagaaagtccctcactggAAAGCCAGTTACCAGCATGCACCAACTCATGGAccgaattgacaagtacaaGAGGGTCGAGAAGGACCAGCAGATGGGGAAGGGTAAAACGAAGGtcgtccctcaggagaggagggacctCAGGTCGGAACGATTTAACAACAGTAACAGACCGAGAAGAGACTATATGGAGCAGCCCGGATCTACTGGGGCTCAGGCAGTCTGTGCTGTATTCCGAGAACCGCTTCACAAAATCCTAGAGAAGGTGAAATATGAACCTTTCTTTcagtggccgaacaagatggctaGCGATCCTACGAAGCGCAATCAGAACCTGTATTGCGCATACCATCAGGAGCCAGGTCACACCACTGATGAGTGCAGGAACCTAAAGAACTACTTAGATCGGCTTGTCCGAGAAAGGAAGCTGAGACATCTGCTGCATCGCCCTGAAGGATGGCAGGAACCATCGAACAATGAAACCAGGCAAAATACGTtgaggccacccattggcacaattaatgtcattctCGCCGCACCCGGAAGGACAGGCTCTGCCCCCTTCAGGGTAATGTCAGTGAGCAGTTTCCCAACTGAGCCAAACGGCAGGGACCCCAAGAGAGCCAGAGTGAATGAGACGGCGCTAATCGGGTTCACGGAGGAAGACAAGTAA